In the genome of Cupriavidus malaysiensis, one region contains:
- a CDS encoding ABC transporter ATP-binding protein, producing MNAPAQAAVPLLQVEGLRKHYAAPRRWPAPPPAPVQAVDGVSFTVARGETLSLVGESGCGKTTTAKSVLRLVEPSAGSVRLDGEELLELSASAMRQRRRDMQIIFQDPYASLSPRLTAGEIVAEPLRNFGMRSRAEREARVQWLFGKVGLRPEAAARYPHEFSGGQRQRLGIARALALQPRLIVCDEPVSALDVSVQAQVVNLLMDLQQEFGIAYLFVAHDLAVVRHISHRVAVMYLGRIVELADRDTLFDAPRHPYTEILLSAAPVPDPRAPVRRMVLQGDPPSPARPPSGCRFHTRCPLAQEVCRTQAPALTPRPGAGAAEHLVACHFR from the coding sequence ATGAACGCCCCCGCCCAGGCCGCCGTCCCCTTGCTGCAGGTCGAAGGCCTGCGCAAGCACTACGCCGCGCCGCGCCGCTGGCCGGCCCCGCCGCCCGCGCCGGTACAGGCCGTCGATGGCGTCTCCTTCACGGTGGCGCGCGGCGAGACGCTGTCGCTGGTCGGCGAATCGGGCTGCGGCAAGACCACCACCGCCAAGTCCGTTCTGCGCCTGGTGGAACCCAGCGCCGGCTCGGTGCGCCTGGACGGCGAAGAACTGCTGGAGCTGTCGGCCAGCGCCATGCGCCAGCGCCGGCGCGACATGCAGATCATCTTCCAGGACCCCTACGCCTCCTTGAGCCCGCGCCTGACCGCCGGCGAGATCGTCGCCGAGCCGCTGCGCAATTTCGGCATGCGCTCGCGCGCCGAGCGCGAGGCGCGCGTGCAGTGGCTGTTCGGCAAGGTCGGGCTGCGCCCGGAAGCGGCCGCGCGCTATCCGCACGAGTTCTCCGGCGGCCAGCGCCAGCGCCTGGGCATCGCGCGCGCGCTGGCGCTGCAGCCCAGGCTGATCGTCTGCGACGAACCGGTCTCCGCGCTCGACGTGTCGGTGCAGGCCCAGGTGGTCAATCTGCTGATGGACCTGCAGCAGGAATTCGGCATCGCCTACCTGTTCGTCGCCCATGACCTGGCCGTGGTACGCCATATCAGCCACCGCGTGGCGGTGATGTACCTGGGCCGCATCGTCGAGCTGGCCGACCGCGACACGCTGTTCGACGCGCCGCGCCACCCCTACACCGAGATCCTGCTGTCGGCCGCGCCGGTACCCGACCCGCGCGCGCCGGTGCGCCGCATGGTGCTGCAGGGCGACCCGCCCAGCCCGGCGCGGCCGCCCTCCGGCTGCCGCTTCCATACGCGCTGCCCGCTGGCGCAGGAGGTCTGCCGCACCCAGGCGCCGGCGCTGACCCCGCGCCCGGGCGCCGGGGCCGCCGAGCACCTGGTGGCCTGCCATTTCCGCTGA
- a CDS encoding N-acyl-D-amino-acid deacylase family protein: MAEPVTTHHDLLIRGGTVIDGSRAPRFEADVAVRDGRIAAIGDLSGHSAARTLDAHGRIVAPGFIDSHTHDDQAVLSQPAMPFKVSQGVTTVVAGNCGISAAPLRADMDLPMPLGLIDAPPDGRFGTFAAYLDALRAAPSSVNVAAMVGHSTLRAVTMASLERPADAGEIAAMQALVEEAMQAGAIGLSTGTFYPPAAKATTEEIIEVCRPLSARKALYVTHMRNESDHVMEALQETFRIGRALDVPVVVSHHKVQNTPNFGRSRVTLPFIQETMRQQCVSLDCYPYTAGSTMIRTEAHMLEGRVRIASSQPHPECAGRDLDEIAREWGVSKQEAAQRLQPGTAIYFLMDEGDVQRILAFEDTMIGSDGIPVGENPHPRLWGTFPRVLGHYCRDIGLFPLETAVWKMTGLTARNFGLHGRGTLAAGNHADLVIFDAGTIRDAADYDTPTRPAEGIDTVIVNGAVTWHAGRHTGARNGQVITRRDPVAA; encoded by the coding sequence ATGGCTGAACCGGTTACCACCCACCACGACCTGCTGATCCGCGGCGGCACCGTGATCGACGGCAGCAGGGCACCGCGCTTCGAAGCCGACGTGGCAGTGCGCGACGGCCGCATCGCCGCCATCGGCGACCTGTCCGGCCACAGCGCCGCGCGCACGCTCGACGCGCACGGCCGCATCGTCGCGCCCGGCTTCATCGATTCCCATACCCACGACGACCAGGCCGTGCTGTCGCAGCCGGCCATGCCGTTCAAGGTCTCGCAGGGTGTCACCACGGTGGTGGCCGGCAACTGCGGCATCAGCGCCGCGCCGCTGCGCGCCGACATGGACCTGCCGATGCCGCTGGGCCTGATCGACGCCCCGCCCGACGGCCGCTTCGGCACCTTCGCCGCCTACCTCGACGCGCTGCGCGCGGCGCCCAGCTCGGTCAACGTGGCCGCCATGGTCGGCCATTCCACACTGCGCGCGGTCACCATGGCCTCGCTCGAGCGCCCGGCCGACGCCGGCGAGATCGCCGCCATGCAGGCCCTGGTGGAAGAGGCCATGCAGGCCGGCGCCATCGGCCTCTCGACCGGCACTTTCTACCCGCCGGCGGCAAAGGCCACCACCGAAGAGATCATCGAGGTATGCCGGCCGCTGAGCGCGCGCAAGGCGCTCTATGTCACCCATATGCGCAACGAATCCGACCATGTGATGGAGGCGCTGCAGGAGACCTTCCGCATCGGCCGCGCGCTCGACGTGCCGGTGGTGGTGTCGCACCACAAGGTGCAGAACACCCCCAACTTCGGCCGCAGCCGCGTCACGCTGCCCTTTATCCAGGAGACCATGCGGCAACAGTGTGTGTCGCTCGACTGCTATCCCTACACCGCCGGCTCCACCATGATCCGCACCGAGGCGCACATGCTGGAAGGCCGCGTGCGCATCGCCTCCAGCCAGCCGCACCCCGAGTGCGCCGGCCGCGACCTCGACGAGATCGCGCGCGAATGGGGCGTGTCCAAGCAGGAGGCCGCGCAGCGCCTGCAGCCCGGCACCGCGATCTACTTCCTGATGGACGAGGGCGATGTGCAGCGCATCCTCGCCTTCGAGGACACCATGATCGGCTCCGACGGCATTCCCGTGGGCGAGAATCCGCACCCGCGCCTGTGGGGCACCTTCCCGCGCGTGCTCGGCCACTACTGCCGCGACATCGGCCTGTTCCCGCTGGAAACCGCGGTGTGGAAGATGACCGGACTCACCGCGCGCAACTTCGGCCTGCACGGGCGCGGCACGCTGGCGGCGGGCAATCATGCCGACCTCGTCATCTTCGACGCCGGCACGATACGCGACGCG